GAAAGCTGTATTAATGTGCATGCTAGCTGTTGATGAATAAATACATATGTGCTGATCCCAACCTTTACCAACGTAACAGGGTAAGCAGTAagcagatagatggatggactttcatGGAACTTTGcatctttttttcctttcttagaTTGGACTCTTTCCTGCTAATTATGTAGAGGAGGACTATTCTGACTACTGCTAGCAAAAAGCAGCCATGGGCTgccactgaaaacctgagaaaaATTCCTCACAGTAGAGGGAACGTTCTTGTGTCCATGCCTGCGCAGACCTCCAACCCCTCACCGAGTCCATGCCTGCGCAGACCTCCAACCCCTCACCGAGTCCATGCCTGCGCAGACCTCCAACCCCTCACCGAGTCCATGCCTGCGCAGACCTCCAACCCTTCACTGACTCCAGGTCTACACAGaccttcactcctgagtccagCCCCACAGCCTGTTATAGCTCACCTTTCTCAAGCTCTTGTGTCATCTACAGATGTACTGTATCAGCTCTGTCATCCACTCAGGATGCCTCAGTCATCTGCAGTCCTGTCTCTCTCCAGGTAAATTCTGTACCCAGTTAGCATTGGGGTAAAACAAAGGCTACTAtattttcataaaataaaataaaaaaaaaaaactgacaaaaCGTATCACCGCCAAAAAAACCTTCAAAAATCTTAGCAACATTAGAGTAGATTCCCTCTGACAGGAAGGCTGTCAGTCTGCAGCTGCTGGACTGGAACATCACCCAGGAATATGTTCTGACAAAGGTCAACAAGCTGTCTTTCCTGAGAACTCTGTAAACTTTCTGAATGTAACCAATAGAACTGGTATTTCTTTGAACACCCGGCTGCCAATAAATGATCCCTATTTCTCAGATTATCAACAATACAAACATGTCCAAGCAATGCATACATGCTCTGCTCAAACCATGCCTCTGCAGCAATACCTGATATCACGCTGTACAAAACACAAGTGAATCTGGGGTTCCAACATTCCTCTTGTGCTGACAAGATGTTTCCTCACTTGTGACTGGTCATTAGTATGCCTAGGGTGACAGGGCTGTCTTTTCAATCCATTGTCACAATTTATTTAGAAAACCACACACAGCAAGAAAATAATAGCACTGCAAATTAAATGAGCATTAACCAGCAAACATTCAACACAGActttacatatatacacattttaTTATCAGATAATATCAAAACAAAATGACTCATCCataacggaaaaaaaaaaaagtcttctaGGAGAATTTATTTCAACAGTCATGGGAGACTAATTAGCTTTGCTCATTTAGCCTCTTCTACTGGTAGTATAGCTCCAGGTTCATTCCATCGTGGATTTCATCTGTGGAATACGATGTTAAGGGCTGCCCAGCTCAGAAAGGGGCTTAGACTATTATTGCATGGCACTGGCTCTACCATATAGCAATGATACACTCAGTGTTAATTAATGAGGTAAGCCGTTGCACCCGTGACTTGCCCGTTCTATAAAAAGACACTTAGGAGGAAGGATACAATCTCCCAGAGACACATGGTCCTTGAATATTGTGTACCTGTGATGATACAAAGAAGCTTTGAATTACTACCACCAGTTACATAGACATCCCATAAAACATTTATGTAGCATAGATATTTCAAATGCAAAACTAAACATACGTGTCTTTTTCAAACCTTGAACATTCAGACTCAATGCTCTTACACAAAGTAAGAAATTACTTTTGGCGTACTGCATCTAGATATTTATGAACCATTACAATGCTAGTAGACAAATACAACCACATACTATTTATTCAACTACTATGTGAATAGTTTGCAAATTGAGTTACATAATATTTTGTATTGTAAGAATACCAAAGGAAGGGCATTTGCTATTTGTAATATCTGCTCTATGATTCCACTCATACATCTAGGTTCTCCTTTTTCTTTCTGTACTTTGAAATCTGTCCATAATATGCGACTATAAGGGTCTATGCTAGAATGGCACCTCATCCAGGGttatggaagatagatggatgtttCTGCACCCAAAGCACTGTGCTGTCTTCTTCAGAGCTGATTTCCTGTTCGCAGTACAGGTACACCTCACCTTATGATGGTGTTATATTCTGATTAACCCATTGTAAgtgaaaaatattaatgagttgAATATGAATGATAAGTATATAACTAATGTCactgaataagtaaataaatagttACTGTAACTAAATACCAGTAATtaaaaagcaaataaatgaaCACAAGTTTATCCGGTTAAAcacagtggaaaaaaaacactctaCCATACGTTTGTTAAAAACACTGTACGAGATGTTTAGCCTTGCGATCGATTCAGAGACCAGACGGCTGTGTGATGACCAAGCATCAGTAAAAAGTATCATACAGTGTATAGCTAGGGTTAGTTAAAAACACTGTACGAGATGTTTAGCCTTGCGATCGATTCAGAGACCAAATGGCTGTGTGATGACCAAGCATCAGTAAAAAGTATCATACAGTGTATAGCTAGCCCAGCAACAGATTCAGAGTTTACTACAGAATGTGCATCGCTGTCGCACCATTGTGAAGTGGAAATATTCTAAGTCAAACCATCATAAAGCAAGGAGTGTCTGTATTCCATCCCAACCACAGAGGATGAAGGTCTCCTCACCATTTCTTCAGTACAATCTTGTCCCACCTGGTGCCAGTCTGGGCAGCTATCAGCTTCTTCAGATCTCCAATGGTATCCTCTGAGCTGGAGGTCTAAGCTAAGGTACACAACGAGATAACCCTCCAAAACGGAGTGCAATGTGTACACAAatttgagatcagcttaagCACAATGGCCACAAACAAAGATTACACCTTCACATTCccaatattaaataaaatattcaaataaaaaataatgcaaaacTTCACGGGTCTTAACACAATTTTACTTAGCAGTAATACAGCTCTCCAACACCCAGCAATTACAATGAACATGAGATACAAGAATCATTCCATGAGCTTTAGCCATTTTGACATGACAAGGATACTTGCACTTCACCCGCACTTTCTTGCCCAGGCGGTCGTTGCAAACCACTTCAATCATTGTCACGCTGGtcctaaaattaaaaatatattaagacCATGCCATTTAGTGGCTAGCATCAGGTTTAAAGTATCCGAGCATGGGGTTAAATGTTTACTGTTACCGAAAGTAGTTGCCTATAACGTGAATAAGGCACTTACGTACA
The sequence above is a segment of the Brienomyrus brachyistius isolate T26 chromosome 5, BBRACH_0.4, whole genome shotgun sequence genome. Coding sequences within it:
- the ubl5 gene encoding ubiquitin-like protein 5; amino-acid sequence: MIEVVCNDRLGKKVRVKCNSEDTIGDLKKLIAAQTGTRWDKIVLKKWYTIFKDHVSLGDYEIHDGMNLELYYQ